A portion of the Andreesenia angusta genome contains these proteins:
- a CDS encoding trans-sulfuration enzyme family protein, which produces MRKETEVVRGYRCIDEKTGAISFPIYQSATFRHPGLNESTGYDYSRTQNPTREELEKTIAKLEGGAEGLAFSTGMAAISAVISIFKPGDHIVVSDDLYGGTYRIFEEIYGKYGIKATYVDTQDLENIKSAVNENTVALFIETPSNPIMKVTDIGAVSAYAKEKGLLTIVDNTFLTPYYQKPIALGADIVVHSATKYLGGHNDTLAGLVVTAGAELGEQIRFIQNSVGAVLAPFDSWLILRGIKTLGVRLDRQEQNAIEVANWLKSHEKVDQVYYVGLPDHPGYELSKEQTSGFGSMISFTVVDESIVSEVLGRLKLIFFAESLGGVESLMTYPLTQTHADIPEEIRERLGVNSRLLRLSVGIESSEDIIEDLQRALGGE; this is translated from the coding sequence ATGAGAAAGGAAACAGAAGTAGTTAGAGGATACAGATGCATAGATGAGAAAACAGGGGCGATAAGCTTCCCGATATACCAGTCTGCTACGTTCAGACATCCGGGTCTAAACGAGTCTACAGGGTATGACTACTCCAGGACTCAGAACCCGACTAGGGAGGAGCTAGAGAAGACAATAGCCAAGCTGGAAGGCGGCGCTGAAGGGCTGGCTTTCTCCACCGGAATGGCAGCCATATCGGCAGTGATATCCATATTCAAGCCTGGCGACCACATAGTGGTTTCGGACGACCTGTACGGGGGGACTTACAGGATATTCGAGGAGATATACGGCAAGTACGGCATAAAGGCCACTTACGTTGACACCCAAGACTTAGAGAACATAAAGTCGGCTGTCAACGAAAACACAGTGGCTCTTTTTATAGAGACTCCTTCAAACCCGATCATGAAGGTGACTGACATCGGAGCTGTTTCAGCTTACGCCAAGGAAAAAGGCCTGCTGACTATAGTGGACAACACTTTCTTGACGCCTTACTACCAAAAACCCATAGCACTTGGGGCGGACATAGTGGTTCACTCTGCTACAAAGTACTTGGGAGGGCATAACGATACGCTGGCAGGGCTTGTCGTTACAGCTGGAGCGGAACTTGGAGAGCAGATCAGATTTATACAGAACTCGGTCGGAGCGGTGCTGGCCCCTTTCGACAGCTGGCTTATACTAAGGGGAATAAAGACGCTTGGGGTTAGGCTTGACAGACAGGAGCAGAACGCAATCGAGGTTGCAAACTGGCTGAAATCTCACGAGAAAGTAGATCAGGTCTACTACGTGGGACTTCCAGATCACCCTGGATACGAGCTGTCCAAAGAGCAGACAAGCGGATTCGGCTCTATGATATCTTTTACTGTAGTGGACGAGTCGATTGTATCGGAAGTGCTTGGAAGACTAAAGCTCATATTCTTTGCAGAGAGTCTTGGCGGAGTGGAGAGCCTTATGACCTATCCGCTTACTCAGACTCATGCCGACATACCTGAGGAGATAAGAGAGAGGCTTGGAGTCAACAGCAGACTACTCAGACTTTCAGTGGGAATTGAATCATCAGAGGACATAATAGAGGATCTTCAGAGAGCACTTGGAGGTGAGTAA
- a CDS encoding RluA family pseudouridine synthase: MQFKVVFEDKNLIVVEKPQGMPCQKDPTGDPDLQSLVYEYLLKSSEKPVLNLINRLDRPVGGLVLFGKTAEATKRISKDLVGRNIKKDYLAVVNGAPGEEIASLTDYMVKLKSVNMSVIASPDDHDAKEARLSFKLLESVQAEEGALSLLNIRLKTGRHHQIRLQLSNYGTPVWGDTKYNPLFKNAKEWVDISLWAYKLEFVHPIKRKNLLLYSFPPEKSPWSFFESTLEMLKEGLH; encoded by the coding sequence ATGCAGTTTAAAGTAGTTTTCGAAGACAAGAACCTCATAGTGGTGGAGAAGCCTCAGGGCATGCCATGCCAAAAGGACCCCACAGGAGATCCGGACCTTCAATCTCTTGTGTACGAATACCTGCTTAAGAGCTCTGAAAAGCCTGTGCTCAACCTCATAAACAGGCTGGACCGACCTGTCGGGGGACTCGTGCTGTTTGGAAAAACAGCTGAAGCCACCAAGCGGATTTCAAAAGACTTGGTAGGCAGAAATATAAAAAAAGACTACCTCGCTGTAGTAAATGGGGCTCCAGGCGAGGAGATTGCAAGCCTTACAGACTACATGGTCAAGCTTAAGTCCGTAAACATGTCTGTTATAGCCTCTCCCGATGATCACGACGCAAAGGAAGCCAGGCTTTCTTTCAAGCTGCTTGAAAGCGTCCAAGCCGAAGAGGGGGCACTCAGCCTTTTGAATATAAGGCTCAAGACAGGAAGGCACCATCAGATAAGGCTTCAGCTTTCCAACTACGGAACACCTGTGTGGGGAGATACAAAGTATAACCCCCTGTTCAAGAACGCCAAAGAGTGGGTGGATATATCGCTTTGGGCTTATAAGTTGGAATTTGTACACCCCATAAAGAGAAAGAACCTGCTCTTATACTCTTTTCCTCCTGAAAAGAGCCCCTGGAGTTTTTTTGAATCAACCCTTGAAATGCTAAAAGAGGGACTTCATTAG
- a CDS encoding O-acetylhomoserine aminocarboxypropyltransferase/cysteine synthase family protein: protein MNKKELRFETVQLHGGQTVDRDTKSRAVPIYQTTSYVFDDTQDAADLFGLNKLGNIYTRITNPTNGTFEERVNQLEGGVGAVSTASGMAAITYSILNVAKAGDNIVSASTIYGGTYTLFKHTLKNFGVNVKFVDPGKLDEIASTIDEGTKAVFTETIGNPEGNIADIEAIAKIAHENGIPLIVDNTFATPYLCRPIEHGADVVVHSATKFIGGHGTSIGGVIVDGGSFDWSSGKFPGFTEPDESYHGLRFWDAFQNAAYIFKVRTTLLRDTGACLSPFNAFLLLQGLETLSLRVERHVSNAEKLAEFLESHPKVEWVSYSGLASSKYKSLKDKYLPKGAGAVFTFGVKGGYEAGKKLIESVEIFSHLANVGDAKSLIIHPASTTHQQLSEEEQIGAGVKPETVRVSVGIENIEDIIEDIEQALSQI, encoded by the coding sequence ATGAACAAAAAAGAACTTAGATTTGAAACAGTACAGCTTCACGGGGGACAGACGGTAGACAGAGACACAAAGTCTAGGGCGGTGCCTATATACCAGACTACTTCCTATGTGTTCGACGACACTCAGGATGCGGCGGATCTGTTCGGGCTAAACAAGCTTGGAAACATATACACCAGAATCACAAACCCTACAAACGGCACTTTCGAGGAGAGGGTAAACCAGCTAGAGGGTGGAGTTGGAGCAGTTTCAACTGCCTCTGGAATGGCTGCAATCACATACTCTATACTGAACGTAGCCAAGGCAGGGGACAATATAGTTTCAGCGTCTACTATCTACGGAGGAACTTACACGCTTTTCAAGCACACGCTTAAGAACTTTGGAGTAAACGTGAAGTTTGTAGACCCTGGCAAGCTGGATGAGATAGCGAGCACCATAGACGAAGGCACAAAAGCTGTGTTCACCGAAACTATAGGAAATCCAGAGGGGAATATAGCCGACATAGAGGCTATAGCCAAGATAGCCCACGAAAACGGGATACCTCTCATAGTGGACAACACATTTGCGACTCCTTACCTATGCAGGCCGATAGAGCATGGGGCCGACGTAGTTGTGCACTCTGCGACCAAGTTCATAGGAGGCCACGGTACAAGTATCGGAGGCGTGATAGTGGACGGAGGAAGCTTCGACTGGAGCAGCGGCAAGTTCCCAGGGTTCACAGAGCCGGATGAATCGTACCATGGGCTTCGTTTCTGGGACGCTTTCCAAAATGCGGCCTATATATTCAAAGTCAGGACGACTCTATTAAGGGATACTGGGGCGTGCCTTTCACCTTTCAACGCGTTTTTGCTGCTTCAGGGGCTAGAGACTCTTTCGCTGAGAGTGGAGAGACATGTTTCAAATGCAGAAAAGCTGGCAGAGTTCCTGGAGAGTCACCCTAAAGTGGAGTGGGTGAGCTATTCGGGGCTTGCATCTAGCAAGTATAAATCACTTAAAGACAAATACCTTCCAAAAGGTGCAGGAGCTGTTTTCACTTTTGGAGTTAAAGGCGGCTATGAAGCGGGTAAGAAGCTGATAGAGAGCGTTGAGATATTCTCGCACCTTGCAAACGTAGGGGATGCCAAGTCGCTTATAATACATCCAGCATCAACTACACATCAGCAGCTTAGCGAAGAGGAACAGATAGGTGCTGGAGTGAAGCCAGAGACTGTAAGGGTCTCTGTGGGGATAGAGAATATAGAAGATATAATAGAAGATATAGAGCAGGCGCTTTCGCAGATATAG
- a CDS encoding MalY/PatB family protein: MGRYNFDEKVDRKNTNSLKYDFHRERHKPEDLFPLWVADMDFRLPPEVTDPMVKRCQHGIFGYSEPKSSYFESVKSWYRDVHSLELEDEWFKVAPGIVFTINAVIRGLTSPGDSVMVQKPVYYPFFKSIENNGRKVVNSPLLQIDGVYQMDFEDLEQKIVEENVKLFILCSPHNPVGRVWTEEELLRVGSICKRHGVVVISDEAHSDFAYTRKHIPFWNVDESFKEFSLICTSPGKTFNQAGLQNANIFVANNRLREIVNREIEISGYSNLNVFGIIACEEAYRHGREWYWELRDYLLENIEFVRNYLSAHLPKVKLVEPESTYLLWLDFSEYGLSQEELDRIIVEQSKLWLNSGTIFGSEGEGFQRLNIATRRENLEYAMNQLKKSF, encoded by the coding sequence TTGGGAAGATATAATTTCGACGAAAAGGTAGACAGGAAAAATACGAACTCCTTGAAATACGACTTTCACAGAGAAAGGCATAAGCCCGAGGATCTCTTTCCGCTGTGGGTGGCGGATATGGACTTCAGGCTGCCGCCAGAGGTCACGGACCCGATGGTGAAGAGATGTCAGCACGGCATATTTGGATATTCGGAGCCCAAGAGCTCTTACTTTGAGAGTGTTAAGTCTTGGTACAGAGACGTGCACTCTCTAGAGCTTGAAGACGAATGGTTCAAAGTGGCTCCTGGGATAGTTTTCACTATAAACGCAGTTATAAGGGGACTCACTTCGCCAGGCGACTCGGTGATGGTTCAGAAGCCCGTATACTACCCTTTCTTCAAGAGCATAGAGAACAACGGCAGAAAAGTCGTAAACAGCCCACTACTGCAAATTGACGGCGTGTACCAGATGGACTTCGAAGACCTGGAGCAGAAGATAGTCGAGGAAAATGTGAAGCTGTTTATACTCTGCTCTCCTCACAATCCAGTGGGAAGAGTTTGGACAGAAGAGGAGCTACTCAGAGTGGGGAGCATATGCAAAAGGCATGGAGTCGTGGTGATTTCAGACGAAGCCCATTCAGACTTCGCCTACACCAGGAAACATATCCCGTTCTGGAATGTAGACGAGAGCTTCAAGGAGTTCAGTTTGATATGCACTTCTCCCGGAAAGACTTTCAACCAGGCGGGGCTTCAAAACGCCAATATATTTGTAGCGAATAATAGGCTTAGAGAGATTGTGAACAGGGAGATAGAGATAAGCGGGTACAGCAACCTGAATGTGTTCGGCATCATAGCTTGCGAGGAAGCTTATAGACACGGAAGGGAATGGTACTGGGAGCTTAGAGATTACCTGCTTGAAAATATAGAGTTCGTGAGAAATTATCTTTCAGCTCATCTTCCGAAGGTGAAGTTGGTAGAGCCTGAGTCTACCTATTTGCTGTGGCTTGACTTCAGCGAGTACGGACTTTCCCAAGAAGAGCTAGACAGAATTATAGTAGAGCAGTCCAAGCTTTGGCTGAACAGCGGAACTATATTTGGAAGCGAAGGGGAAGGGTTTCAAAGGCTCAATATAGCCACTAGAAGAGAAAATCTGGAGTACGCTATGAACCAACTTAAAAAGTCATTTTAA
- a CDS encoding AAA family ATPase — translation MINSIELKNFKAFRKSGSVSLKKINLFVGPNSSGKSSFIESLVLLKRCIECLDSKAVIGASSGNDSYKNIIYDNDTRNKLAYRLTFNKLKDDRDFLKDEELSSLNEIYFSSEEEKGDFTVDEIEFSIVLSGDRPVVDDFFIEYGDKKSCHIYLEEGRYCVKLENVVLDCGKYITPHKFYFKLEESVFKELSGDSLRAAIIVKLLFTDLEEKVDEFSRRLIYIESLRTKIERAQSISDIDLESSVGSRGENIVKALLGIDRLGDKEIQKSIKRKINHWLEEFDLGDKLDLEKVNGETYSVFIRNKNLGIYSNLLEVGFGTRQLLPIIIESINSPKHSTIIVEEPETHIHPKAQSKLADLFVESAIEGERNFIIETHSIFLVTEIQILVAEGKISADDVGVYYFTQDSEGSRAINMKLRDNGQFEEEWPSGFFDVHYLLGKKLFDLL, via the coding sequence ATGATAAATTCAATAGAGTTAAAAAATTTCAAAGCTTTCAGGAAGTCTGGCTCTGTAAGCTTGAAAAAGATAAACCTCTTCGTCGGGCCCAACAGCTCCGGAAAGTCTAGCTTTATAGAGTCGCTTGTGCTTCTCAAGAGATGCATAGAGTGTTTAGACAGTAAGGCCGTAATAGGCGCAAGCAGTGGAAACGACAGCTATAAAAACATAATCTACGACAACGACACCAGGAACAAGCTGGCATACAGGCTTACTTTCAACAAGCTAAAAGACGACAGAGATTTTCTGAAAGACGAAGAATTATCTAGCTTGAATGAAATCTACTTCAGCTCAGAGGAAGAAAAAGGTGATTTCACAGTTGACGAGATAGAGTTTTCCATAGTGCTCTCAGGGGACAGACCAGTTGTGGACGATTTCTTTATAGAGTATGGAGACAAGAAGTCATGCCATATATACTTAGAAGAAGGCCGATACTGCGTAAAGCTCGAGAACGTTGTTCTAGACTGCGGAAAGTATATAACTCCGCATAAGTTCTATTTCAAGCTGGAGGAGAGCGTGTTTAAAGAACTCTCGGGAGACAGCCTAAGGGCGGCGATAATAGTTAAGCTTCTCTTCACAGACCTTGAGGAAAAAGTGGACGAGTTCTCAAGAAGGCTTATATATATAGAGTCTCTCAGGACAAAGATAGAGAGGGCCCAGAGCATAAGCGACATAGACCTGGAGAGCTCCGTAGGTAGCCGTGGAGAGAACATAGTCAAGGCTCTGCTGGGAATAGACAGGCTTGGAGACAAGGAGATACAGAAGAGCATAAAGAGAAAGATAAACCACTGGCTAGAGGAGTTCGACCTAGGAGACAAGCTGGATCTGGAGAAGGTGAACGGCGAGACCTATTCGGTCTTCATAAGAAACAAGAACCTCGGGATATACAGCAACTTGCTGGAGGTGGGATTTGGAACTAGGCAGCTGCTGCCCATAATAATAGAGTCTATAAACTCTCCAAAGCACAGCACCATAATAGTGGAAGAGCCGGAAACACATATACATCCAAAGGCGCAGTCGAAGCTTGCGGATCTCTTTGTGGAGAGCGCTATAGAGGGTGAGCGAAACTTCATAATAGAGACGCACAGCATTTTCCTGGTTACGGAGATACAGATACTTGTGGCAGAGGGCAAAATAAGCGCAGACGATGTGGGCGTTTACTACTTTACACAGGACAGCGAGGGCTCTAGAGCTATAAATATGAAATTAAGAGACAATGGCCAGTTTGAAGAAGAATGGCCGAGTGGTTTTTTTGACGTGCACTATCTGCTTGGGAAAAAACTATTCGATCTCTTATAG
- a CDS encoding protein-glutamate methylesterase/protein-glutamine glutaminase has translation MNRIKVLVVDDSAFMRKIIKDAIDSQNDMTVVGTARDGIDALEKIKSLRPNVVTLDVEMPRMNGLEALKEIMKKTPTKVIMVSSLTAANAETTMECLTLGAVDFIQKPSGSISLDFSKVEDDLLEKIRSAPSINVDRLVARPARKPALASKEPVEKTTPPAAKRTLSSVRQSGSNKLLLIASSTGGPRSLENVVPLLPASIGCPGIIVQHMPPGFTKSLAERLNRASALTVVEAKDGDVLKKDTLYIVPGNYHLGLKKSGSEIRIYLDSSDRINGVRPAADFTFKSAVDIYGSNIVSVVLTGMGKDGADGVRLIKSKGGASIVESPESCVVYGMPKAVVENGDADFILDNSYIADKVVELLGGR, from the coding sequence ATGAACAGAATAAAAGTCCTAGTAGTAGATGATTCTGCTTTTATGAGGAAGATTATAAAGGATGCTATAGATTCCCAAAACGATATGACTGTGGTCGGCACGGCCCGAGACGGAATAGATGCGCTTGAGAAGATCAAGTCACTAAGGCCAAATGTGGTGACGCTTGACGTGGAGATGCCCAGGATGAACGGCCTAGAGGCGCTAAAGGAAATCATGAAGAAAACTCCTACAAAGGTTATAATGGTGAGTTCCCTTACGGCGGCAAACGCCGAGACCACTATGGAATGCCTTACCCTAGGAGCTGTGGACTTCATACAGAAGCCTTCCGGCAGCATCTCGCTTGACTTCTCGAAAGTCGAAGACGACCTGCTGGAAAAAATTCGGTCTGCTCCCAGTATAAATGTAGATCGACTTGTTGCAAGGCCAGCTAGAAAACCGGCGCTCGCTTCTAAAGAACCTGTTGAAAAGACGACACCGCCTGCCGCCAAGCGAACACTGTCAAGCGTAAGGCAGTCTGGATCAAACAAACTGCTCTTGATAGCCTCTTCTACTGGAGGTCCTCGGTCTCTTGAAAACGTGGTTCCACTTCTTCCGGCGAGCATTGGATGTCCCGGCATAATCGTGCAGCATATGCCACCCGGGTTCACCAAGTCGCTGGCTGAAAGGCTGAACAGAGCGTCCGCACTCACAGTGGTGGAGGCCAAAGATGGAGATGTTCTGAAAAAAGACACACTATATATAGTCCCTGGAAATTACCACTTAGGCCTTAAGAAGTCTGGAAGCGAGATCAGGATCTACCTTGACAGCTCTGACAGGATAAACGGTGTCAGGCCAGCTGCAGACTTCACCTTCAAGTCCGCTGTGGATATCTACGGCTCCAACATAGTCTCCGTAGTGCTGACAGGAATGGGTAAAGACGGTGCAGATGGAGTCAGGCTTATAAAGTCTAAAGGTGGCGCCTCTATAGTGGAGTCTCCCGAGAGCTGTGTGGTCTACGGAATGCCCAAGGCAGTTGTAGAAAATGGAGATGCTGACTTTATACTTGACAACTCATATATAGCAGACAAAGTCGTGGAATTGCTCGGAGGAAGATAA